A single genomic interval of Musa acuminata AAA Group cultivar baxijiao chromosome BXJ3-4, Cavendish_Baxijiao_AAA, whole genome shotgun sequence harbors:
- the LOC135636358 gene encoding probable leucine-rich repeat receptor-like protein kinase At1g68400, which translates to MTPRRLHHHLSLLLAPLLLLPLFAATSPLPLLPSPNPDLGPLLAFKLSLSHHTPAALSSWDPAADPCASWRGVSCRGGRVARLVLVGLRLDGPIHHLAGLPRLALLSLNNNSFSSPLHRLDLSLSPWRSHLKHLHLSHNRFSGPFPVSFLRLRRLRRLDLAGNLISGTIPPEIGLLLRRLLTLRLEENELDGAIPVSVGSIPGLTDLNVSHNRLVGEIPRQLSSFPPSSFAANPGLCGGSLLRRCLKNWTASCDRRPPPMVNGRKIRKWVAAIAGAMSATIAAAAAVAMVALLCLKRRAKNREVEVAEKGRKEGEEAEEAEEGERMELFEGCGRFALEDLMRGSAEMLGRGAVGSTYRVVMEGGQAAEVEAVVVKRVRRRVKEKSGKEEEELLGEIGGWRHPNVVSLRAYHYSSTGEELLLVYDYLPSGSLSNLLHGNRGPGRIPLEWTSRLQLALGAAKGLAYLHGTSNSKLSHQHLTSSNVLVDGEGNACISDFGLLELVSPSPPSSSFSSGSHAAVAETRQRSDVYSFGIILLEILTGRPAVVHGEEDLAKWVQTVVREEWTSEVFDIELTRGKGAEDEMFALLQVALLCVAQEPKDRPRMAVVYKMIEDIRERGNRRSRGSLSPSLHDHSYESSSPCLSEDTPTFTSC; encoded by the exons ATGACACCACGACGACTCCACCACCACCTCTCCCTTCTTCTCGCTCCGCTCTTACTCCTCCCCCTCTTCGCCGCCACCTCTCCTCTCCCCTTGCTTCCCTCTCCCAACCCCGACCTTGGCCCCCTCCTCGCCTTCAAGCTCTCCCTCTCCCACCACACCCCCGCCGCCCTCTCCTCGTGGGACCCTGCCGCTGACCCTTGCGCCTCCTGGCGCGGAGTTTCCTGTCGCGGCGGCCGCGTCGCCCGCCTCGTCCTCGTGGGCCTCCGCCTCGACGGTCCCATCCACCATCTCGCCGGCCTCCCCCGCCTCGCCCTTCTCAGCCTGAACAacaactctttctcctctccCCTCCACCGCCTcgacctctccctctccccctggcGCTCCCACCTCAAGCACCTCCACCTATCCCACAACCGCTTCTCCGGCCCCTTCCCTGTCTCTTTTCTCCGCCTCCGCCGTCTCCGCCGCCTCGACCTCGCAGGGAACCTCATCTCCGGCACCATTCCTCCGGAGATCGGCCTCCTACTCCGCCGCCTCCTGACCCTACGCCTCGAGGAGAACGAGCTCGATGGAGCCATCCCGGTCTCGGTGGGCTCCATTCCGGGGCTCACCGACCTCAACGTCTCTCACAACCGTTTGGTGGGCGAGATCCCCCGCCAGCTCTCCTCCTTCCCCCCGTCGTCCTTCGCCGCGAACCCGGGTCTTTGCGGGGGCTCTCTGCTACGGAGGTGCCTGAAAAACTGGACAGCGAGCTGCGATCGGAGGCCGCCGCCGATGGTGAACGGGCGGAAGATCAGGAAATGGGTGGCAGCAATAGCGGGGGCGATGTCCGCCACTATCGCGGCTGCGGCCGCCGTCGCGATGGTCGCCCTCTTGTGCCTCAAGCGGAGGGCAAAGAATAGAGAAGTGGAAGTTGCGGAGAAAGGGAGAAAAGAGGGGGAGGAGGCGGAAGAGGCGGAGGAGGGAGAGAGGATGGAGTTGTTTGAGGGTTGCGGGCGGTTTGCATTGGAGGACCTGATGAGGGGGTCGGCAGAGATGTTGGGAAGGGGGGCTGTGGGTTCCACGTATCGTGTGGTGATGGAGGGGGGACAAGCGGCGGAGGTGGAGGCGGTGGTGGTGAAGAGGGTGAGGAGGAGGGTGAAGGAGAAGAgtgggaaggaggaggaagagttaCTTGGGGAGATAGGCGGGTGGCGACACCCCAATGTAGTGAGCTTGAGAGCGTACCATTACTCGTCTACCGGGGAGGAGCTGCTGCTGGTGTACGATTACCTCCCTAGCGGCAGCCTTTCGAACCTCTTACATG GGAACCGAGGACCAGGAAGGATTCCATTGGAATGGACCTCAAGGCTGCAGCTCGCGCTGGGTGCCGCCAAAGGCCTCGCATACCTCCACGGAACATCCAATTCCAAGCTCTCCCACCAACACCTCACCTCTTCCAACGTCCTCGTCGACGGTGAAGGCAACGCATGCATCTCCGACTTCGGCCTGCTCGAGCTAGTCTCTCCATCACCACCCTCCTCGTCCTTCAGCTCCGGTTCCCACGCTGCGGTGGCAGAAACCCGGCAAAGAAGCGATGTGTACAGCTTCGGGATCATTCTGTTGGAGATATTGACGGGCAGGCCCGCGGTGGTGCACGGTGAAGAGGATTTGGCCAAGTGGGTGCAGACCGTGGTGAGAGAGGAATGGACGTCAGAGGTGTTCGACATAGAGCTGACGAGGGGAAAAGGCGCTGAGGACGAGATGTTTGCTCTCTTGCAGGTGGCGCTGCTCTGCGTAGCGCAAGAGCCGAAGGACCGGCCCAGGATGGCCGTGGTGTATAAGATGATCGAAGACATCAGGGAGAGGGGAAATCGGAGGAGCAGAGGATCGCTTTCTCCTTCTCTGCATGACCATTCCTATGAATCCTCCTCCCCTTGTCTCTCCGAAGACACTCCCACCTTCACaagctgttga